In Spodoptera frugiperda isolate SF20-4 chromosome 12, AGI-APGP_CSIRO_Sfru_2.0, whole genome shotgun sequence, a single window of DNA contains:
- the LOC118262954 gene encoding uncharacterized protein LOC118262954 produces MNWNDDDLIEQVKKYPVLYRDKRKHYKNIIKKGNCWIQIAAALNKTPEECKSKWRNIRDSYLKNQKKKLAGDAPSNSKYFDEKLNFLSEAYDTGDTSNNISADESPSPPSTHIESFDIVVKEEYDVFAEEPPTESNFVYSPGNSEHREDNLPIITSVTPAASKKVTPAARRAYKRKLDTIVDEMKKDREERNQILKSLVDRNTPNTSGQSSTHKFFSCMADIVSNFPLEKIAEIRMKIYSMVNDMELSIMKEKGQ; encoded by the exons ATGAACTGGAACGATGACGATTTAATAGAGCAAGTCAAGAAATATCCTGTACTGTACCGGGATAAAAGGAAACATTACAAGAATATCATAAAGAAGGGTAATTGTTGGATACAGATCGCTGCTGCTTTGAACAAGACAC CCGAAGAATgtaaatcaaaatggcggaatATACGGGATAGCTACTTAAAGAATCAAAAGAAAAAACTGGCAGGCGACGCCCCATCGAATTCCAAATACTTCGATGAAAAACTAAACTTTCTATCAGAGGCTTATGACACTGGAGATACTTCGAACAATATATCTGCTGATGAGAGTCCAAGTCCACCCTCGACTCATATCGAGTCATTTGACATCGTTGTTAAAGAAGAATACGATGTATTTGCAGAAGAACCACCAACAGAATCAAATTTTGTCTACAGTCCTGGAAATTCTGAACATCGGGAAGACAATCTACCAATCATTACTTCTGTAACACCTGCTGCATCAAAGAAGGTAACTCCAGCTGCAAGAAGAGCGTACAAACGAAAGCTAGACACTATTGTAGACGAAATGAAAAAGGACAGAGAAGAGAGGAATCAAATTCTAAAAAGTCTAGTAGATAGAAATACGCCGAATACGAGTGGACAATCATCTACCCATAAATTCTTCTCGTGTATGGCTGATATTGTTAGTAATTTTCCACTAGAAAAGATTGCAGAAATACGAATGAAAATTTATAGCATGGTCAATGATATGGAACTTAGTATAATGAAGGAAAAGGGCCAATAG